A window of Microcystis aeruginosa FD4 contains these coding sequences:
- a CDS encoding COP23 domain-containing protein, with protein MNKSCFLLAAGFTVLQELIYFQTGFAQPENVIEGNKSEFNGIVIEKNRSEASGSVIEGNKSEDTGVVIAKNNEDTTGVVIAKNTTSAGGGQKPVKSPVAQQTIIRKTTTTTGTRSSRRQIARETGRSSVKEPRIKPVVSTTIVQKTVVKPQSKPIVTLVASSTIPRRPTSTPARIAEPTPKSVVTLEPTPIKTPITEPTPAQQLPKNLQKANFLCIQENNQPTTVIELNQQKKLPVILWESEEFKEIGYDPQKRCELVSKRLAAYSKDSKFNYLTTGKIDGNPVICFTDQVNGECVKGTPERDGILITLSKGTNPDETLETLVALLETQNSTMRSPLQQ; from the coding sequence ATGAATAAATCTTGTTTTTTATTAGCGGCAGGTTTTACCGTATTACAAGAGTTAATCTATTTTCAGACTGGATTTGCTCAACCAGAAAATGTTATCGAGGGAAATAAATCAGAATTTAATGGAATCGTGATCGAGAAAAATCGGTCAGAGGCTAGTGGGAGCGTGATCGAGGGCAATAAATCAGAAGATACTGGAGTTGTGATCGCTAAAAATAATGAAGATACTACTGGAGTGGTCATCGCCAAAAATACCACGTCTGCTGGTGGTGGTCAAAAACCCGTCAAATCTCCTGTTGCTCAACAAACTATTATTAGAAAAACTACAACAACGACCGGTACTCGTTCTAGTCGTAGACAAATCGCAAGAGAGACTGGTCGGTCTAGTGTGAAAGAACCTCGAATTAAACCCGTCGTTTCGACAACTATCGTTCAAAAAACTGTTGTCAAACCCCAGTCAAAACCAATTGTTACCCTCGTTGCTTCCAGCACTATTCCCAGACGGCCAACTTCCACACCTGCCCGGATAGCAGAACCGACTCCCAAATCGGTAGTTACCCTAGAACCAACCCCGATCAAGACACCAATAACCGAACCAACGCCCGCTCAACAACTTCCCAAAAATTTGCAGAAAGCTAACTTTCTCTGTATTCAAGAAAACAATCAACCCACAACAGTAATTGAACTCAACCAACAGAAGAAACTTCCCGTCATTCTTTGGGAGTCTGAAGAATTTAAAGAGATTGGTTATGATCCACAAAAACGCTGTGAATTGGTAAGTAAGCGATTAGCGGCCTACAGCAAAGATAGTAAATTCAATTATTTAACTACGGGGAAAATTGATGGCAATCCCGTTATTTGCTTTACCGATCAAGTCAACGGGGAGTGCGTCAAAGGAACTCCTGAAAGAGACGGTATTTTAATTACTCTATCCAAGGGAACAAATCCCGATGAAACCTTAGAAACTTTAGTCGCTCTTTTAGAAACTCAAAATTCAACTATGCGATCGCCACTACAACAATAG
- a CDS encoding pirin family protein, giving the protein MITIRKAEERGHANYGWLDTYHTFSFAQYYDPQQINFRSLRVINEDKVIGGKGFHTHGHHDMEILTYVLEGELEHQDSLGTGSVIRHGEIQRMSAGTGIKHSEFNHSATNPLHLLQIWIIPDPKNLEPSYEQKAIEFSPHTLQLIASPTGAGNAVKVHQDVNLYAGILPLGQSLTHSLDGGRYGWLQVARGQITVNGVHLQAGDGAAISDETGLTIQSLENSEILLFDLG; this is encoded by the coding sequence ATGATTACTATACGCAAAGCTGAGGAAAGAGGCCACGCTAACTATGGTTGGTTGGATACCTATCATACTTTTTCTTTTGCCCAATATTATGATCCCCAACAGATTAATTTTAGGAGTCTAAGAGTTATTAATGAGGATAAAGTGATTGGGGGAAAAGGATTTCACACCCACGGACACCACGATATGGAGATTTTAACCTATGTTTTGGAGGGAGAACTAGAACACCAAGACAGTCTCGGCACGGGTTCCGTGATTCGACACGGTGAAATTCAACGGATGAGCGCAGGAACAGGAATAAAACACAGTGAATTTAATCATTCTGCCACTAATCCCCTCCATCTTCTGCAAATTTGGATTATTCCCGACCCAAAAAATCTAGAACCCAGTTATGAACAAAAAGCGATCGAATTTTCTCCCCATACCTTACAGTTAATCGCCTCTCCCACTGGTGCTGGTAATGCGGTTAAAGTCCATCAAGACGTTAATCTCTACGCAGGAATTTTGCCACTAGGACAGTCCCTCACCCATTCCTTAGATGGAGGTCGTTATGGCTGGTTACAGGTGGCTAGAGGGCAAATAACCGTGAATGGCGTGCATTTACAAGCAGGGGATGGAGCCGCCATCAGCGACGAAACCGGTTTAACCATTCAATCCCTAGAAAACTCGGAAATTTTGCTTTTTGACCTAGGGTAG